The following nucleotide sequence is from Pseudonocardia sp. C8.
GGAGCCGCACCCCGTCGGGGGTCACCTCGCCGTACTCGTCGAGCAGGGAGAGCAGCAGGCCGGCGACCCTCTTGCCGATCCTGCCGAACGCGACGTCACTGAACAGGTAGGCCGCTCGCACGGCGGTGATGCTCAGCTGCTCCAGCATCCGCTGCATGGCCGCGGGGTGCCGGGACATGAACGCCAGCAGCGGCGCCCTCCGGATCAGCAGGCAGGTGCTGGCCGTCATGGCGGTCAGGCCGAGCCACCGGGTACCCCTCGGGTGGAACAGCCCGACCTCGCCGGTCATGCTCACGGCCGGGAAGACCGCCATGATCACCTCCCGGCCGTCGACGCTGACGCGGTGCGCCTTGAGCTGGCCCTCCGCCACGATCACCAGGTCGTCGGCGCGGTCGCCCTCGAACCAGAGCGACCGGCCGCGACCGTAGGTGTGCCGGCGCACATCGGGCAGCAGCTCCGCGATGTCCTGTACCGACAGGTCACGGAAGATCGGGGTCTGACGCAGGATCCCGGTCGGGTCCATCCCGGGAGCGTAGCGCCGGGCGCGAGGGTCGGTCGGCCGTTGCGACCCGCGGACGCCGCGGCAGGTCCCGGCAGCCCGAAGGGGACGACGCTGGGCAGCGCACCCCCGGGCTGGCAGGCTGGCCGTCGTCCGGGCTGCCCCTCGCCGAGGAGGTTCGTGGCATGCGCGCGGTCCTCGATCACCGCTCCTACGCCGAGCTCAGCACGTCGACGGTCGCGGACGACGAGGCCTTCGCGTACTGGCGTGAGGTCATCTGTGCGGCGTTCGTGCGCCTGGCCGCGGAGCCGATCGACGAGCACGGGTTCCGGGGACGCATCGAGCACCTCCCGGTCGGCCCCCTGGAGCTGTCGACCGTCACCGCCGGCAGCCAGCACGTGCGACGCACGCGGTCGCTGGTCGCGGCGGGTGAGGGCGAGTTCCTGCTGGCCAGCATCCAGCTCGCCGGGCGCGGCCGGGTCGAGCAGGACGGCCGGACCGCCCTCCTCGGACCCGGTGACATGGCGTTCTACGACAGCACCCGGCCCTATGTCCTGCACTTCGACGACCCGTTCCGCCAGCTCGTCGTGATGGTCCCCAAACCCGAGCTGGCGCTGACCGACACCCGGGTGCTCACCGCACGACGCCTCGGCCGGGGCGATCCGGGGGCGGTGATCTCCACGTTCTTCGTCTCGCTGACCGACACGGCACGGAACTCACCCTCGGCCGCCGCCACGCTCCTGCCGCACGCCCTCGGCCTGCTCGCCGCCGGCGCCTGCTTGCCCGGCACCGGATCCACACCGGACGCACACGACGCGTTACTGCGCGAACGCGTCGACTCGTTCCTGCGACGCCATCTCGACGACCCGGCACTGAACGCCGGCTCGATCGCCGCCGGATGCGGGGTCTCGCGCAGCACCCTCTATCGCCTCGTCGGCCACGAGGGGGTCGCCACGCGGCTGCGCCGGATGCGCATCGAGCGCGCGAAACAGCTCCTGATGCAGGACCGGTCACGCCCGGTCGGCGCGATCGCGGCAGCCTGCGGCTTCGACAGCGAGTCGGGCTTCTACCGGGCCTTCCGGGCGGCCACCGGCCACAGCCCCGGCGGCTACCGGAGCGGAACCGGACCCGATCCGGGCCACTGACGCCCGGTCACGGCCGAGCTGGCACGTCCGGTCAGCCGCCGAGGAACGGCCGGTCAGCCGGGACGCCCACTCCTGCTCGATCATCGGGGCCATCGGGCAACAGCCGGGCGTCAAGGAGGACCCATGGACAAGACCGTTCGAGTGGCTGCCGTGCAGGCCGAGCCCGCGTGGTTCGACCTCGCCGCCGGCGTCGACAAGGTCGTCGACCTCATCGGACAGGCCGCAGCCCGGGGCGCGCAGCTCGTCGGCTTCGGAGAGACGTTCGTCCCCGGCTACCCGTGGTGGATCTGGCTCGACTCACCGGCCGCGGGTATGCAGTTCGTGCCCCGCTACGCCGCCAACTCGATGACCCGCGACGGCGCCGAGATGGACCGCATCCGGCGGGCCGCCGCGCAGCACCGCATCCACGTCGTGCTCGGCTTCAGCGAACGGGCCGGGGGCAGCCTCTACATGGCACAGGCGTTCATCTCCGACACCGGCGAGCTCATCGCGGTGCGCCGCAAGCTCAAGCCCACCCACGTCGAACGCTCGGTCTACGGCGAAGGTGACGGCAGCGACCTGCAGGTCCACGACACCACGCTGGGCAAGCTCGGCGGGCTCAACTGCTGGGAGCACTTCCAGCCGCTGACCAAGTACGCCATGTACAGCCTCGGCGAACAGATCCACGTCGCGTCCTGGCCCAGCTTCTCGGTCTACCGCAGCGCCGCCCAGGCACTCGGCCCGACGGTCAACACCGCGGCCAGCCTCATGTACGCCGTCGAGGGACAGACCTTCGTCGTCGCGCCCTGCTCGACGGTCGGCCGGGCCGGCCAGGAGCTGTTCTGCGACACCGACACGAAAAAGCAGCTCCTGCGCACCGGCGGCGGCTTCGCCCGCATCTACGGCCCCGAGGGCTCCGAGCTCGCCACCCCGCTCGCCGAGGACGAGGAAGGCCTCCTGTTCGCCGACCTCGACCCCGCGCTCATCGCCATCGCCAAGTCCGCGGCCGACCCGGTCGGCCACTACTCCCGCCCCGACGTCTTCCGCCTGCTGGTCAACCGCAACCCCGCTCCGCGGGTGGTCGAGACCTCCGCCGAACAGGTCACGACGCTCCCGGCACATCACGACGACGAGTCGCTCACCGCGCCGATGTCCCCGGTCTGACCGACGCCGTTCCGGCCCCCGGCAGCACCTCGTCCGAGGTCTGCAGGACCCGGCGCAGGACGGCCGACTCGTCGTCGTGCCGCCACGCGAGGACGACGTCGATCGGCGGGAGCGGGTCGCTGATCTCCTGGACGCACACGCCGTCGAGCGGGAGGTGGGTGACCGCGCTCGCCGTGGTGAAGTGCAGACCGACCCCCGCCGAGACCAGCGCCATGCAGGTCCACGAATCGGGGGCGGTCTGGGCGAACCGGGGCGCGAACCCGGCGGCGTGACACTGCTCGACGAGGGTGGCCCGCACCGCGGAGCCGAACGACTCCGGGAAGGCAACCAGCGGCTCGTCGCGGAAGTCGCCGATGGAGACCGTCGTGGCCCGGGCGAGCCGGTGCCCGGTCGGCACCGCGACCACGCACCGCTCGCGGGCGACGACACGGCTCGCCACGCCGACCGGCGGCCGCACGAACCGGGCGAGCGCCAGGTCGGCGTCCCCGTCGAGCAGCTCGGTGAGCGCGGTCGCGCCGTAGCGGCCGGGCAGGAACTCGAGGTCGACGAGCGGGTGCTGCTCCCGCACCGCGCGGGCGAGCTGGCCCACCGCGGCGTGCGCCGACGGGCCCGCGAAGGAGATCCGGACCCGGCCACTGCGCCCGTCCCTGGCGGCGGTGACCGCGGCCCGCGCCTCGTCCGTGCGGGTGAGCAGGGCGCGGGCGTGCGGGAGGAGTGCGAGGCCGGCCGGGGTCAGCTCGACGCGGCGCGTGGTGCGCCGGAACATCTCGGCGCCGAGCTCGGTCTCCAGCGCCCGTACGGTCCGGCTGAGGTGCGGCTGCGCCAGGTGCAGCCGCGCGGCCGCCCGCCCGAAGTGCAGCTCCTCGGCGACCGCGACGAACACCTGAAGCTTCTGCGTGTCCACACCCACCATCCTTTGATGCCTCGACCGAATCAATATGCCAGAGACTGGTATTGGACAGGCGATGGATTTCGCCGGACGATCGGGACATGAGCCAGACAGCGTCGTCGACGTCCGAGGTGTCTGCCGAGGACTTCGAGTTCATCCGCCGGCAGGTCCGCGACTTCATCCGGTCCACGGTCGTGCCCCGCGAGAACGAGATCATGCGCACCGACCGGATCCCCGACGACCTGCGCGCGGCGGCCGCCGAGATGGGCCTGTTCGGCTACGCGATCCCCGCGCAGTGGGGCGGGATCGGGCTCGACCTGACCCAGGACGTCGAGCTGGCGATGGAGTTCGGCTACACCACGCTGGCCCTGCGCTCGATGTTCGGCACCAGCAACGGCATCGCCGGCCAGGTGCTGGTCGGATTCGGCACCGACACCCAGAAGAAGCAGTGGCTCGAGCGCATCGCCTCCGGCGAGGTGGTCGCCTCGTTCGCCCTGACCGAACCCGGCGCCGGCTCGAACCCGGCCGGCCTGCGCACCCGCGCCCGCCGCGACGGCTCCGGCGACGACGCCGGATGGGTGATCGACGGCCAGAAGCAGTTCATCACCAACGCGCCCTCGGCGAGCCTGTTCGTGGTCTTCGCCCGCTACGCCGACCCGGAACCGGGCAACCCCGGCATCGCGGTGTTCCTGGTACCCGCCGACACCCCCGGGGTCACCGTCGGCCCGAAGGACGCCAAGATGGGCCAGGAGGGGTCCACCACCTCCGACGTGCACTTCGACGGCGTGCGGGTGCCGGCCGACGCACTCGTCGGCGGCGACCCCGCGGCCGGCTACAAGGCCGCGATGACCTCGCTCGCCCGCGGCCGGGTGCACATCGCCGGACTGGCCGTCGGCACCGCGCAGCGGGCACTCGACGAGTCGGTCTCCTACGCCGTCCAGAACACCCAGGGCGGGCAGCGGCTCGGCGACTTCCAGCTCGTCCAGGCCCACCTCGCCGACATGCAGACCGGGGTGTTCGCCGGGCGCGCCATGGTCCGCGACGCCGCCCGCGCCTACGTCGACGGCACGGACCGGCGGATCGCGCCGTCGGCGGCGAAGCTGTTCTGCACCGAGATGGTCGGCCGGGTCGCCGACCTGGCCGTGCAGGTCCACGGCGGCGCCGGCTACATGCGCGAGGTCCCGGTCGAGCGGATCTACCGCGACGTCCGGCTGCTGCGCCTCTACGAGGGCACCAGCGAGATCCAGCGGCTCATCATCGGCGGCGGGCTCGTCAAGCAGGCGGTGGCCGGCTCGTGACCCTCCCCCTGGCCGGCTACACCGTCGTCGCCCTCGAACAGGCCGTCGCCGGACCGATCGCCACCCGGCACCTGGCCGACCTCGGGGCGCGCGTCATCAAGATCGAACGCCCGGGCGAGGGCGACTTCGCCCGCCACTACGACACCGCCGTGCACGGCCTGGCCACCCACTTCGTGTGGCTCAACCGCGGCAAGGAGTCCCTGGCCGTCGACCTGAAGTCCGCGCCCGGCATCCGGGTGGTGCGCGAGCTCATCGGACGCTCGGACGTGTTCCTGCACAACACCGCCCCCGGTGTCGTCGAACGTCTCGGGCTCGACGCCGACACGCTGCGCGCGGCGGACCCGCGCCTGGTCGTGGTCAACATCTCGGGCTACGGCAGCAGCGGGCCGCGCCGGGACCGCAAGGCCTACGACATGCTCGTGCAGGCCGAGTCGGGCATGGTCTCGGTCACCGGGACCCCGGACACCCCGGTCAAGACCGGGGTGCCCAACGCCGACATCGCCGCGGGGCTCTACTCCGCCGTGTCGGCGCTCGGCGCCCTGCTGCGCCGGGAACGCAGCGGCGAGGGCGCGACCGTGGACGTGTCCATGTTCGACGCCGCCGTCGAGTGGATGGGCCACCCGCTGTACATGCAGCTCTACGGCGGGACCCAGGTCCCGCGCATGGGGCTGAGCCACGCAGCGATCGCGCCCTACGACACCTACCCCACCGCCGACGGCGAGATCCTCATCGGCGTCCAGAACGACCGCGGCTGGCGCATGCTGGTCACCGACGTCTTCGCCGACCCCGGGCTCGCCGACGACCCCCGCTTCGCCACGAACGTCGCCCGCGTCCGGAACCGGACCGCCTGCGACGCCGCCGTCGCCGGGCACACCGTCCGCTGGGACACGACCGAGCTCGACGAACGCCTGGCCGCGGCCGGGATCCCGGCCGCCCAGGTCAACGGCACCGCCGAACTCGTCGAGCACCCGCAGCTGCGCGAGCGCGACCGCTGGCGCACCGTCGCCACCGAGGCCGGCGCCGTGCGCGGGGTCCTCCCACCGATGACCTTCCGCGACGTCGAGCTGCCCATGGGCACGGTGCCCGCGCTCGGCGAGCACACCCGCACGATCCTCGCCGAGCTCGGGCTCGACGAGGACGCCCTCACCGACACCGTGGAGTCCACCCGTGCCTGAACCGTCCCCCACCGTCGCCGTCGTCACCGGTGCTGCCCGCGGCATCGGCGCCGCCACCGCGCGACGCCTCGCCGACGACGGCCTGCACGTCGCGGTCCTCGACCTCGACGAGCGGGCCGCCAAGGCCACCGCCGACACCATCGCCACCCGGGGCGGCGTCGCCGTCGGCGTCGGCGCCGACGTCTCGGACACCGACGCCGTCACCGGTGCCGTGGCCCGGATCGCCCGCGAGCTCGGGCCACCGACCGTCCTGGTGAACAACGCCGGCATCACCCGGGACAACCTGCTGTTCAAGATGGCCGACGCCGACTGGGACGCCGTGATGGGCGTCCACCTGCGCGGAGCGTTCCTGATGACGCGCGCGGTGCAGCACCACATGGTCGACGCCGAGTGGGGCCGCATCGTGAACCTGTCCTCGACCTCGGCCCTCGGCAACCGCGGACAGGCGAACTACTCCACGGCCAAGGCCGGCCTGCAGGGCTTCACCAAGACGCTCGCGATCGAGCTCGGGAAGTTCGGCGTGACCGCCAACTGCATCGCCCCCGGGTTCATCGCCAGCGACATGACCCGCGCGACCGCCGAGCGCATCGGCGTCCCCTGGGAGCAGTACGTCCAGGACCGCGCGAAGGCGATCCCCGTGCAGCGCGCCGGCCAGGTCGACGACATCGCCCAGGCGGTCTCGTTCTTCGTGGACCGGCGCTCCGGGTTCGTGTCCGGCCAGGTCCTGTACGTGGCCGGTGGCCCGCGCGGCTGACCGGTCGCCGGCCGGGTGCCGGTGCCGCGGTGCGGATTCCTCTCCGGACGGCCGGTCCATCTCATGTGTCCGGTTGCAGCCGGAACGTGAACTGCAGGTGCCGCCACTCCCCGCCGGTGTCCGTGCCGTCGGGCATCGGCCCGGTGCGGGGCGCGAAGTCGACGATCAGGTCGTCCTTCACGCCGAAGACGGCGTCGGAGTCGAGGTAGCTGCCGCCGCGCACGAACAGCTGGGTGATCAACTGGCGGTGTCCCTCGGCGGCGAGGAGGAAGTGCAGGTGCGGCGCCCGGTAGGGGTGCCGGCCGGTGGCCGTCAGGAGCTCGCCGACCGGCCCGTCGGCCGGGATCGGGTACTCGGAGGGGAGGATCGACCGGAAGGTCAGGTGCCCGCCGGCGTCGGTGCGCAGGCGGCCGCGGAGCACCGGTCCGTCGAGGTCGGGCAGCTGGACGTCGTAGAAGCCGTCCTCGTTGGACTGCCAGACGTCGACGACCGCGCCGGCCACCGGCTGCCCACCGGTGCCGGTGACGGACACGTCGACGTACAGGGGGGTGCCCGGCAGGCCGGCCGAGATGTCGGTGCCCTGGGGCAGCTCCGGCGGCCCGTCGACGTAGAAGGGGCCGAGCACGGCCGACGAGGTCGCCTCCGGCGTACGTGAGTTGGTGAGCAGGTCGACGACGCTGGACAGCCCGAGCGTGTCGGACAGGAGCACGAACTCCTGCCGGGTGTCGGTGGTGATGTGCCCGGCCCGGGTCAGGAAGTCGATCCCGGCCTGCCACTCCTCCTGCGTGAGGTCGTTGTCGACGGCGAACTCGTGCAGCCGGCGCGCCAGGTCCTGCATCAGCGCGGCGAGCCGCGGCCGGGACGCGTCGTCGAACGACCGCACGACCTGGCCGGTGAGCGTACGGATCGCGGCCTCGACGCCCGGTTCGGCTCCTGGCCGCTCACCGTCGAGCGCCCGGCCCAGGAGGGCCCGGATGCCGTCCCGGGTCACCGGCTCGGGGTTCGGGTACGGGCTCGCCGTCGCCAGCTCGGCGGCCCGGTCGAGCCCGTCCTCGGACATCCCGATCTGCCGCAGCGAGGTGGGGCCGCCCGCCGCCGCGACCAGGTCGTACACCGCGCCCGGGGCGTCGGTCACCCCCAGCCGCCGGGCGATCCGCTCCATCACGT
It contains:
- a CDS encoding LysR family transcriptional regulator: MDTQKLQVFVAVAEELHFGRAAARLHLAQPHLSRTVRALETELGAEMFRRTTRRVELTPAGLALLPHARALLTRTDEARAAVTAARDGRSGRVRISFAGPSAHAAVGQLARAVREQHPLVDLEFLPGRYGATALTELLDGDADLALARFVRPPVGVASRVVARERCVVAVPTGHRLARATTVSIGDFRDEPLVAFPESFGSAVRATLVEQCHAAGFAPRFAQTAPDSWTCMALVSAGVGLHFTTASAVTHLPLDGVCVQEISDPLPPIDVVLAWRHDDESAVLRRVLQTSDEVLPGAGTASVRPGTSAR
- a CDS encoding carbon-nitrogen hydrolase family protein; amino-acid sequence: MDKTVRVAAVQAEPAWFDLAAGVDKVVDLIGQAAARGAQLVGFGETFVPGYPWWIWLDSPAAGMQFVPRYAANSMTRDGAEMDRIRRAAAQHRIHVVLGFSERAGGSLYMAQAFISDTGELIAVRRKLKPTHVERSVYGEGDGSDLQVHDTTLGKLGGLNCWEHFQPLTKYAMYSLGEQIHVASWPSFSVYRSAAQALGPTVNTAASLMYAVEGQTFVVAPCSTVGRAGQELFCDTDTKKQLLRTGGGFARIYGPEGSELATPLAEDEEGLLFADLDPALIAIAKSAADPVGHYSRPDVFRLLVNRNPAPRVVETSAEQVTTLPAHHDDESLTAPMSPV
- a CDS encoding Crp/Fnr family transcriptional regulator, encoding MDPTGILRQTPIFRDLSVQDIAELLPDVRRHTYGRGRSLWFEGDRADDLVIVAEGQLKAHRVSVDGREVIMAVFPAVSMTGEVGLFHPRGTRWLGLTAMTASTCLLIRRAPLLAFMSRHPAAMQRMLEQLSITAVRAAYLFSDVAFGRIGKRVAGLLLSLLDEYGEVTPDGVRLRFRLSQGELAAHVAATRENVNRALSTLIGAGVISQRDGHFYIRDRTALERAAQTTDAGL
- a CDS encoding maleylacetate reductase and hydroxyquinol 1,2-dioxygenase domain-containing protein, with the translated sequence MEQFDYTAWPARIVFGHGTLDRTADEVSRLGRSRVLLLASPELAAAGDRVGKVLGGLLAGRFDGATMHTPVEVTDRALAELTRLDADCVVAVGGGSTTGLSKALAARTGVDQVVLPTTYAGSEVTPVLGETAGGVKTTRSDPAILPETVIYDVELSAGLPRALAVTSAVNAMAHAVEALYSPQANPVVDGMALDAIEHLARGLRALADRTDDRDVRADLLRGAWLAGTCLGSVGMGLHHKLCHTLGGSFDLPHAPTHTVVLPYAMAYNAAATPDVMERIARRLGVTDAPGAVYDLVAAAGGPTSLRQIGMSEDGLDRAAELATASPYPNPEPVTRDGIRALLGRALDGERPGAEPGVEAAIRTLTGQVVRSFDDASRPRLAALMQDLARRLHEFAVDNDLTQEEWQAGIDFLTRAGHITTDTRQEFVLLSDTLGLSSVVDLLTNSRTPEATSSAVLGPFYVDGPPELPQGTDISAGLPGTPLYVDVSVTGTGGQPVAGAVVDVWQSNEDGFYDVQLPDLDGPVLRGRLRTDAGGHLTFRSILPSEYPIPADGPVGELLTATGRHPYRAPHLHFLLAAEGHRQLITQLFVRGGSYLDSDAVFGVKDDLIVDFAPRTGPMPDGTDTGGEWRHLQFTFRLQPDT
- a CDS encoding helix-turn-helix domain-containing protein, whose translation is MRAVLDHRSYAELSTSTVADDEAFAYWREVICAAFVRLAAEPIDEHGFRGRIEHLPVGPLELSTVTAGSQHVRRTRSLVAAGEGEFLLASIQLAGRGRVEQDGRTALLGPGDMAFYDSTRPYVLHFDDPFRQLVVMVPKPELALTDTRVLTARRLGRGDPGAVISTFFVSLTDTARNSPSAAATLLPHALGLLAAGACLPGTGSTPDAHDALLRERVDSFLRRHLDDPALNAGSIAAGCGVSRSTLYRLVGHEGVATRLRRMRIERAKQLLMQDRSRPVGAIAAACGFDSESGFYRAFRAATGHSPGGYRSGTGPDPGH
- a CDS encoding acyl-CoA dehydrogenase family protein gives rise to the protein MSQTASSTSEVSAEDFEFIRRQVRDFIRSTVVPRENEIMRTDRIPDDLRAAAAEMGLFGYAIPAQWGGIGLDLTQDVELAMEFGYTTLALRSMFGTSNGIAGQVLVGFGTDTQKKQWLERIASGEVVASFALTEPGAGSNPAGLRTRARRDGSGDDAGWVIDGQKQFITNAPSASLFVVFARYADPEPGNPGIAVFLVPADTPGVTVGPKDAKMGQEGSTTSDVHFDGVRVPADALVGGDPAAGYKAAMTSLARGRVHIAGLAVGTAQRALDESVSYAVQNTQGGQRLGDFQLVQAHLADMQTGVFAGRAMVRDAARAYVDGTDRRIAPSAAKLFCTEMVGRVADLAVQVHGGAGYMREVPVERIYRDVRLLRLYEGTSEIQRLIIGGGLVKQAVAGS
- a CDS encoding SDR family oxidoreductase, whose amino-acid sequence is MPEPSPTVAVVTGAARGIGAATARRLADDGLHVAVLDLDERAAKATADTIATRGGVAVGVGADVSDTDAVTGAVARIARELGPPTVLVNNAGITRDNLLFKMADADWDAVMGVHLRGAFLMTRAVQHHMVDAEWGRIVNLSSTSALGNRGQANYSTAKAGLQGFTKTLAIELGKFGVTANCIAPGFIASDMTRATAERIGVPWEQYVQDRAKAIPVQRAGQVDDIAQAVSFFVDRRSGFVSGQVLYVAGGPRG
- a CDS encoding CaiB/BaiF CoA-transferase family protein, giving the protein MTLPLAGYTVVALEQAVAGPIATRHLADLGARVIKIERPGEGDFARHYDTAVHGLATHFVWLNRGKESLAVDLKSAPGIRVVRELIGRSDVFLHNTAPGVVERLGLDADTLRAADPRLVVVNISGYGSSGPRRDRKAYDMLVQAESGMVSVTGTPDTPVKTGVPNADIAAGLYSAVSALGALLRRERSGEGATVDVSMFDAAVEWMGHPLYMQLYGGTQVPRMGLSHAAIAPYDTYPTADGEILIGVQNDRGWRMLVTDVFADPGLADDPRFATNVARVRNRTACDAAVAGHTVRWDTTELDERLAAAGIPAAQVNGTAELVEHPQLRERDRWRTVATEAGAVRGVLPPMTFRDVELPMGTVPALGEHTRTILAELGLDEDALTDTVESTRA